Proteins encoded within one genomic window of Brassica rapa cultivar Chiifu-401-42 chromosome A09, CAAS_Brap_v3.01, whole genome shotgun sequence:
- the LOC103843310 gene encoding uncharacterized protein LOC103843310, which translates to MVSLFSSRKRSRKERKNPYSDLGLEKFSALLSDLDEKRQSIYATRVDSDGPPLVRFVFKSSGECVPIMIKTKKVTKKKDSQDDLNVKIETKVEEENETKKTELVTEQKQSCVLNENLKKISRPKHFLPVTTILVLIFFVFFGRTVSIMCTCIVWYLVPLIKEHCRRRGSSQHETEKKNKKKFPHLVAPGKTRRKLN; encoded by the coding sequence ATGGTGAGTCTATTTTCCTCAAGGAAGAGATCgaggaaagaaagaaagaacccTTATTCAGATCTCGGACTCGAAAAGTTCTCTGCACTTCTCTCCGACCTAGACGAGAAGAGACAAAGCATTTACGCAACGAGGGTCGACTCAGATGGGCCGCCACTTGTTCGGTTTGTGTTCAAAAGCTCGGGAGAGTGCGTCCCTATCATGATCAAGACAAAGAAGGTAACCAAGAAGAAGGATTCTCAAGATGATTTAAACGTCAAGATCGAAACAAAAGTGGAAGAGGAAAACGAAACAAAGAAAACAGAGTTGGTAACAGAGCAGAAACAGAGCTGTGTATTGAAcgagaatctgaagaagattTCAAGACCGAAGCATTTTTTACCCGTGACAACAATCTTGGTTCTAATCTTCTTCGTGTTCTTTGGACGAACAGTATCGATCATGTGCACTTGTATAGTTTGGTACTTGGTTCCATTGATCAAGGAACATTGCAGAAGGAGAGGATCATCACAACATGAGAccgaaaagaaaaacaagaagaagtTTCCGCATCTGGTTGCTCCGGGTAAAACACGACGAAAACTtaattaa